The Columba livia isolate bColLiv1 breed racing homer chromosome 13, bColLiv1.pat.W.v2, whole genome shotgun sequence genome has a segment encoding these proteins:
- the CDH8 gene encoding cadherin-8 isoform X4, which translates to MNAPARRGPSDNTLSILAKHSGFSRQKQEVYLLPIIISDSGNPPMSSTSTLTIRVCGCSSDGIVQSCNAEAYVLPIGLSMGALIAILACIILLLVIVVLFVTLRRHKNEPLIIKDDEDVRENIIRYDDEGGGEEDTEAFDIATLQNPDGINGFLPRKDIKPDLQFMPRQGLAPVPNGVDVDEFINVRLHEADNDPTAPPYDSIQIYGYEGRGSAAGSLSSLESSTSDSDQNFDYLSEWGPRFKRLGELYSVGESDKET; encoded by the exons aTAATACTCTCAGCATATTGGCAAAGCATAGTGGATTCAGCCGGCAGAAGCAAGAGGTATATCTACTGCCAATCATCATAAGCGATAGCGGGAATCCTCCCATGAGCAGCACTAGCACTCTCACCATCCGGGTCTGTGGTTGCAGCAGTGACGGTATCGTCCAGTCTTGTAACGCCGAAGCATACGTACTGCCCATCGGACTCAGCATGGGAGCCCTAATTGCCATATTGGCATGCATCATTCTGCTGCTAG TCATTGTGGTGCTGTTTGTAACACTAAGAAGACACAAGAATGAGCCTCTAATCAtcaaagatgatgaagatgtGAGGGAAAATATTATTCGCTATGATGATGAAGGAGGTGGAGAAGAAGATACAGAAGCTTTTGACATTGCAACTTTGCAAAATCCAGATGGAATTAATGGATTTTTGCCTCGTAAGGATATTAAGCCTGATCTTCAGTTTATGCCCAGGCAGGGTCTTGCACCTGTTCCTAATGGTGTTGATGTTGACGAATTTATTAATGTAAGGCTTCATGAAGCCGATAATGATCCCACAGCTCCACCATATGACTCTATCCAGATTTATGGCTATGAAGGAAGAGGGTCAGCGGCTGGTTCCCTGAGCTCATTGGAGTCCTCTACATCAGACTCAGATCAGAATTTTGACTACCTCAGTGAATGGGGTCCCCGCTTTAAAAGACTTGGAGAACTTTATTCCGTTGGAGAAAGTGACAAAGAAACTTGA